A DNA window from Equus przewalskii isolate Varuska chromosome 12, EquPr2, whole genome shotgun sequence contains the following coding sequences:
- the LOC139074734 gene encoding large ribosomal subunit protein eL15-like, translated as MGAYKYNQELWRKKQSDVMRFLLRVRCWQYRQLSALHRAPRPTRPDKARRLGYKAKQGYVIYRIRVRRGDRKRPVPEGATYGKPVHHGVNQLKFARSLQSVAEERAGRHCGALRVLNSYWVGKDSTYKFFEVILIDPFHKAIRRNPDTQWITKPVHKHREMRGLTSADRKSHGLGKGHKFHHTIGGSRSAAWRRRNTLQLHRYR; from the coding sequence ATGGGCGCTTACAAGTACAACCAGGAGCTATGGAGGAAGAAGCAGTCGGATGTGATGCGATTTCTTCTCAGGGTGCGCTGCTGGCAGTACCGCCAGCTCTCGGCGCTGCACAGGGCGCCCCGCCCCACCCGGCCCGATAAGGCGCGCAGACTGGGATACAAGGCCAAGCAAGGTTATGTCATATATCGCATTCGTGTGCGCCGTGGTGACCGCAAACGCCCCGTTCCTGAGGGCGCGACCTACGGCAAGCCTGTGCATCATGGTGTTAACCAGCTCAAGTTTGCTCGAAGCCTTCAGTCTGTTGCCGAGGAACGAGCTGGACGCCACTGTGGGGCTCTGAGAGTTCTGAATTCTTACTGGGTTGGCAAAGATTCCACATACAAATTCTTTGAGGTGATCCTCATTGATCCATTCCATAAAGCTATTAGAAGAAATCCTGATACCCAGTGGATCACCAAACCAGTCCACAAGCACAGGGAAATGAGAGGACTGACATCTGCAGACCGCAAGAGCCATGGCCTTGGAAAGGGCCACAAGTTCCACCACACTATTGGTGGTTCCCGCAGTGCAGCTTGGAGAAGGCGCAATACTCTCCAGCTTCACCGTTACCGCTAA